The DNA region tcagggatcatataaGAGAGTGTCTAgcaatgttcctttatgatattagtgagcactatgatttagctctctccagaagttatttatccacacgttccagcaaacaaaacagtgcaacaaaagtgcaacaagttagttaagttaacatgtaggctagggaattaaattcatccacacaaactgaTTTATTTCAAGATTTTAAGTTTAAGAGAGTGAGTTCTTAATTAACGATAGGCCTATACGGTTTGTGACATTGTCAACATACCAGATTGCTATTTCCTCCCGCGGGTGTCTCCTTCTGTCGCAAACTTGGATGTCTATGCAACGAATAGGGTTAGCctactactgtaggctacagtggcgCTTCTTAGCGCCATATACCTttggggagttttaaaaggaacGAACAAGTCTTACCCGaagatcagattttgttttgcgtgtgaaaatggatgtatggcgtgagtgcgtgtgtaaacaggcaaaatcgtgtgtcacacgccgaaagcgtgagagttggcagctctgcatacccagagcagtgagctgcctgctttacttcctgtatatacacacacacactaacccagagcagtgagctgcctgctttacttcctgtatatacacacacacactaacccagagcagtgagatgccagctttacttcctgtatacacacacacacacacactaacccagagcagtgagctgcctgctttacttcctgtatacacacacacacacacacacacactaactcagagcagtgagctgcctgcttaaCAGCAGCACtcggggagcagggaggggttaagtgccttgctcaagtctgtgtgtgtgtgtgtgtgtgtgtgtgtgtgtgtgtgtgtgtgtgtgaggggttaggtgccttgctcaagtctgtttgtgtgtgtgtgtgtgtgtgtatgtgtatatgtgtgttaggGGTTAGGTGCAggtgctcaagtgtgtgtgtgtgtgtgtgtgtgtgtgtgtgtgtgtgtgtgaggggttaggtgccttgctcaagtgtgtgtgtgtgtgcgcgcgtgtgtgtgtgtgtgtgtgtgtgtgtgtgtgtgtgtgcgtgtgcgtgtatgtgtgtgtgaggggttaggtgccttgctcaagtctgtgtgtgtgtgtgtgtgtgtgtgtgtatgtctatgtgtatatgagtgggAGGGGTTAGGTACCTTgctaaagtctgtgtgtgtgtgtgtgtgtgtgtgtgtgtgtgtgtgtgtgtgtgtgtgtgtgtgtgtgtgtgtgtgtgtgtatgtactatatgtgtgtgtgaggggttaggtgccttgctcaagggcacttcagccgtggatgtgacatgggagagcagtgcccACATTTTTTGGGGGATCATGGAACAAGGAACGGGGAACGGGATCGGGGAACCCTGCGGTTACAAGCTGGAAACCCAAACCAGTAGACCACGGCTGGCCCCCTCTATAATGAGActagtctatctatctatctatctatctatctacgtatctatttatctatctatctatctatctaaatacgATATTTCACATCAAACGAGACTAGTAGAAAACATTTCTTTAGTAACCTGCTGAATTTCATGTGAATGTTTTTGTCCGAAAAAAAAAATTTACTTGTTGTGTACAGGTCTTAAGACAAAGCTAAAACACAAACCAAACCACAATCTGCTATGCTAGTCATAATGATAATCttttacaaagacatgtctgactaacaccaaccttaaggtctgcagtttgcagtggggactagacagtcccttagagagaagatggactccagaatctcccaggtcattgtgactcaggtccagctctatcagggagtttggtgactgtagaatagcagccacaattccacaggacttctctgagagtttgcatccagcaagtctgcataacaacacGAGAAAGGATAAAATATTGCCCAATTGCCCAATTGcccaatcacacaaacacactcacccacccacacccccctgaTACCCGCAcgattaggtgccttgctcaagtgtgtgtgtgtgtgtgtgtgtgtgagagtgtgacggattaggtgccttgctcaattgtgtgtgtgtgtgtgtgtgaggggttaggtgccttgctcaagtgtgtgtgtgtgtgtgtgtgaggggttaggtgccttgctcaagtgtgtgtgtgtgtgtgtgtgtgtgtgtgtgtgcgtgtgtgtgtatgtattgtatgtgtgtgtgaggggttaggtgccttgctcaagggcacttcagccgtggatgtgacGTGGGAGAGCAGTGGCAGTGCCCACATTATTTGGGGGGGAACGGGGAACGGGGAGCGGGATCGGGGAACCCTACGGTTACAAGCTGGACACccaaaccagtaggccacggctggcCCCCTCTATAATGAGACTAGTCATTATGGTTAAGATAACCCATTCTGTCAGCTTTGTCTAATTGTCCTTCAACTTCTGACATCAATGGAACTCTGTGAAATCATTATTTGATTGGTCAGGAGCTCCTTCGCTTTCAAATaatgttcttgaatttccccttgcggatcaataaagtatctatctatctatctatctaaatacgATATTTCACATCAAACGAGACTAACAGAATACATGTGTTTAGTAACCTGCTTAATTTCATGTGAATGTTTTGTccgaaaaaaaaagttacttgTTGTGTACAGGTCTtaagacaaaaataaaacacaaaccaaACCACAATCTGCTATGctagtcataataataacaataataacctTTACAAAGACAAGTCTGACTAACACTAACcttaaggtctgcagtttgcagtggggactagacagtcccttagagagaagatggactccagaatctcccaggtcattgtgactcaggtccagctctatcagggagtttggtgactgtagaacagcagccacaattccacaggacttatctgagagtttgcattcagcaagtctgcataacaacatgagaaagataaaatattacagagatggataaatgggaTACAAGGAGCCCGGATAAAGCAGCACCATCAAGTGATCTTATGCAGGTCATTCCCatgccaaatcacacacacacacacacacacacacacacacacacacacacacacacacacacacacacacacacacacacatacacacacgcacacacacctgaaaggtTGGTATTGTTATGAGAGGACAGAATTGTATACATATAAGCAatttattacatttcatttggctgacactttttaaccaacgcgacttacaacatgataaaacatttaagTTTTTTAAGAGCACTTTAAGAACACTTCTAAcatcaattaaaaaaacacaatactgtaagtgcatcaatgagtgtagtaaGTGAGTTTATCAACATAAGTGTCACTTTATGGCACACCATAAACCACAATCCTACTATGCTTAATTTCGTGTGAATATTTCGCCCGAAAAAATTGGCGTGTACAGGTCTTAAGACACATATAAAACATCAACCAAACAATAATGTGTTATGCTAGTCATAATGATAATCTTTTACAAAGACACgtctgactaacaccaacctgaaggtctgcagtttgcagtggggactagacagtcccttagagaaaagatggactccagaatctcccaggtcattgtgactcaggtccagctctatcagggagtttggtgactgtagaacagcagccacaattccacaggacttctctgagagtttgcattcagcaagACTGCATAACAACATAAGAAAGGATAAAATATTGcccaatcacacaaacacactcacccacccacaaccCCCTGATACCTGCACAAGACTAgtgcacatgtgcaaaattgcaAATCACTCAGTCATGCACCTACACACCTGAGCGGTTTGTAATGTTATAAGAGGACAGAATTGAACTGTATACATATAAGCAATTTCTTAACGTAAGAGGCTCTTTGTGGCACACTACCAACCACAATCCTGTAGTGAAGATTTCTCAATTCTTCAAATGAAAAAGTGTCCACCAGGCATGTTTGCAAAAGCTCATTCAAATAAAACGGTGtcataaaaaagtgaagggcATGTTCACACAAGACTATTTCACCTCTAGGCATCTTTAAAGGTTTTATACCGTCAGCCTAGATTGGTAGTAGACTAGTCTGGGTGAACCGGTCAGGACAGGTCAGTCTGAAAAAGATCCCATTGACGCCTGTTTCCAACTGACTTTCAGAGACGTAATCAGCAATGAAATCAAACATACAATCTACCACATCcatttcagaagtgcagcaagCACATCTTGTTGGTAATTTTAGTTTTATGGTAGCTATTTACTCAAttgtaaagaaataaaacagtccTAGATTTTTGGTGATTCAGGAACTAGAAGTCAATGGGCTCCTTTCCAGACTGaaaaattcaaaattcaaaattgctaacaggttagtcTGGGTTCACCCCAGGTGGCAGTAGACTAGTGACTTCAACATTATATTTAGTCACTATAATTAGCACTGTCTCTCCATCAGAAACTCACCGTGCCTTTCTGCAGCAACTCACAGCTGGGATCAGTCTCCTGCGTCCCTCATCtgatgtgttgtatttcttcagCTCAATCTCATCCAGCACAtcctcagacatcagaagcatgtgggccagtgctgaacagtgggcAGGAGATAACTTCTGTTTGATGTTCTTTGGTGATGACAAGAGTGTCTGAATTTCTTTGTGCATGGAatcatcattcatttcaaataagcagtggAAAAGATTGATGCATCGTTCAGGGGAGAGACCTTCTCTGTTGAGCTTCTTCATGTACTGACATGTTTCCCTAATACTGTGagaactgttgtgtgtgttgctcagtaGACCTGGCAGAAGTTTGTGATTTCTCTCCACAGAAATACCCATCAGGAAGCGAAGGAAGAGATCCAGGTGTCCGTTCTGGCTCTCCAAAGCCTTATCAACTGCCCTCTTAAGTAAAACATGTAAGTTGTCTTGTGTTTGTCCTCCAAATGCTGATACAACGTTAGATAAAAATGATGGATTGAGTTCATCTCTTTCCTGTTCACTGAGGAAGCATTTTAATGCCTCAAGTTTCTTAGCCAAATAcgagtgaaacacaaacacagctgccagaaactcctggacactcagatgcacaaagcagtagaccttctTCTTTTGAGATTCTAGATTTTCTGTcttgaagatctcagtgcacatgccagagtacactgaagcttcactgacatcaatgccacactcttTCAGGTCTTTCTCATAAAAAATGAGATTGCCATTCTCTAGATTCTTGAAAGCCAGTTCTGCCAGCTTCAGTAAAATTTTCCTCTGAGATTTGAGGAGTTTCTTTGTATCTGTTTCAGATCCACTCTGATACTTCTGATCCTTTCTTGTGGTTTGGATGAGCAagaagtgtatgaacatctcagtcagcgTTTTGGGAATGTCTTCAATGTTCTTTTCCAGCATCTGCTGAAGTACAGTAGCTGCAATCCAACaaaagactggaatgtggcacataatATGGAGACTCCTGGATGCCTTAATGTGTGAGATGATACTGTTGGCATGACTCTCATCACTGATTCTCTTCTTGAAGTACTCTtctttctgtgggtcattgaatcctcGTACTTCTGTTATCAGGTTGATATACTGAGCAGGAatctgactggctgctgctggtcgtgaggttatccagatgagtgcagagggaagcagagttccctgaatgaggctcgTCATCAGAACATtcactgatgatgtttgtttCACATCAGACAACTTACTCTTTTCCTTCAGGTGCAGAGTCAACCGACTCTCATccaaaccatcaaagatgaacataaCCTGACAGTCTTTGTATTCTTCACCATCATTCAGCTCCTTCAactcagggtggaagtcaagcaggaaCCTGTGGAGACTGTACCTATGATCCCTGACTAAATTAAGCTCACggaaagaaaggggaaacatAAAATCTACATCATGATTGGCTACCCCATCTGTCCAATCAAGAATGAACTTCTGAACTGAGACAGTTTTTCCAATACCAGCAACACCTTTGGTCATCACAGTTCTGATGTGCTTCtcctgtccaggtaagggcttgaagatgtcgTTGCAGTTGATGGG from Sardina pilchardus chromosome 1, fSarPil1.1, whole genome shotgun sequence includes:
- the LOC134080630 gene encoding NACHT, LRR and PYD domains-containing protein 12-like — its product is MSVSQEREEAAGPSKTPRPESAAHSCVQQSSKATHSDGGPQTHRPPSPVPSCVSMKSDASMGNMPYFSSEPAPSGLELRAELTQDLGPRRHLHTGHTPARKRELDEDLRRVIKNHKASLKRRFENISEGIIKPGAEILLNKIYTELYITGGESEGVNKEHEVWQVESASRSQSTEDIPINCNDIFKPLPGQEKHIRTVMTKGVAGIGKTVSVQKFILDWTDGVANHDVDFMFPLSFRELNLVRDHRYSLHRFLLDFHPELKELNDGEEYKDCQVMFIFDGLDESRLTLHLKEKSKLSDVKQTSSVNVLMTSLIQGTLLPSALIWITSRPAAASQIPAQYINLITEVRGFNDPQKEEYFKKRISDESHANSIISHIKASRSLHIMCHIPVFCWIAATVLQQMLEKNIEDIPKTLTEMFIHFLLIQTTRKDQKYQSGSETDTKKLLKSQRKILLKLAELAFKNLENGNLIFYEKDLKECGIDVSEASVYSGMCTEIFKTENLESQKKKVYCFVHLSVQEFLAAVFVFHSYLAKKLEALKCFLSEQERDELNPSFLSNVVSAFGGQTQDNLHVLLKRAVDKALESQNGHLDLFLRFLMGISVERNHKLLPGLLSNTHNSSHSIRETCQYMKKLNREGLSPERCINLFHCLFEMNDDSMHKEIQTLLSSPKNIKQKLSPAHCSALAHMLLMSEDVLDEIELKKYNTSDEGRRRLIPAVSCCRKARLAECKLSDKSCGIVAAVLQSPNSLIELDLSHNDLGDSGVHLLSKGLSSPHCKLQTLRLAGCKLSEKSCGIVAAILQSPNSLIELDLSHNDLGDSGVHLLSKGLSSPHCKLQTLRLSDCLITEKGCGFLASALTSNPSHLKELDLSYNHPGESGLKLLSARLEDPACKLEMLKTDYASLHRARARLLRFSCEFTLDPNTAHRRLLLSEGNRKVTRVREQQPYPDHPDRFTVSQVLSREPLTGRCYWEWEWSGDNVEVGVAYKSISRSEDTRYSAQAWCLDCYSDTYRPRHNGNQTVLPVPPAGSRRVGVYVEREVGTLSFYRVSSDTLTHLHTFTTTSTSEPLHAAIWVQTDSSVSLI